From Populus trichocarpa isolate Nisqually-1 chromosome 19, P.trichocarpa_v4.1, whole genome shotgun sequence, a single genomic window includes:
- the LOC7467463 gene encoding transcription factor TCP4, with translation MGMKSTAGEIIQVQGGHIVRSTGRKDRHSKVYTAKGPRDRRVRLSAHTAIQFYDVQDRLGYDRPSKAVDWLIKKAKSSIDKLAELPPWQPTANNANANLEANQNAGSSEMTIAEEPESSGYTFQLHRQLTDHNPSNDSSFLAPTIDPDAMKSFFPTSSTNSSMNFQSYPTVISRTTNHTEDLGLSLHSFQDQGLLHGQSQADTTHTPSTDDQTLFEGSATVGFDVNFHRMLAWSNDTNAENRVAGGFTFNPPPLTPHQAMLAQASAFSQRGPLQSSFPHSIRSWNDLHMASTDHHRTQEFHQSSIFGSRFVSDGLSGFSIPARIHGGDEQNVVSDRPSSSSPNSQN, from the coding sequence ATGGGAATGAAGAGCACTGCAGGAGAAATTATTCAGGTCCAAGGTGGCCACATTGTTCGATCCACAGGGCGTAAAGATCGACACAGCAAGGTTTACACAGCCAAAGGTCCTAGGGACCGCAGGGTCAGGTTATCGGCTCATACTGCAATACAATTTTATGATGTTCAAGACCGGCTAGGCTATGATCGACCCAGCAAAGCTGTTGATTGGCTTATCAAGAAGGCAAAGTCTTCAATTGACAAGCTTGCTGAGCTACCGCCATGGCAACCAACTGCTAACAATGCTAATGCAAACTTGGAGGCAAACCAGAATGCTGGATCTAGTGAAATGACAATTGCAGAGGAACCAGAATCATCTGGCTATACTTTTCAGCTCCATAGGCAATTGACTGATCATAATCCAAGCAATGATTCATCTTTCCTTGCACCAACTATAGACCCTGATGCCATGAAATCTTTCTTCCCAACAAGCTCCACAAACTCATCAATGAACTTCCAAAGCTATCCTACTGTAATTTCAAGAACCACAAACCACACTGAAGATCTTGGCCTATCCCTTCACTCTTTCCAAGATCAAGGTCTACTTCATGGGCAGTCACAGGCAGACACAACCCATACTCCTTCAACTGATGATCAGACTCTTTTTGAAGGATCAGCTACAGTAGGGTTTGATGTTAATTTTCACAGAATGTTGGCTTGGAGCAATGATACAAATGCGGAGAATAGAGTTGCCGGGGGATTTACATTTAACCCCCCACCTTTGACACCACACCAAGCAATGCTAGCCCAAGCCTCAGCATTTTCCCAGAGGGGGCCCCTTCAGTCCAGTTTTCCGCATTCCATTCGTTCATGGAATGATCTTCATATGGCATCCACAGACCATCATAGAACACAGGAATTTCATCAATCTTCGATTTTTGGCAGCAGGTTTGTATCTGATGGATTGTCAGGTTTTAGCATTCCAGCCCGAATTCATGGCGGGGATGAGCAAAATGTTGTATCAGATAGACCATCCTCTTCTTCTCCAAATTCTCAGAATTGA